The following are encoded together in the Methylorubrum sp. B1-46 genome:
- the glyS gene encoding glycine--tRNA ligase subunit beta translates to MPDLLLELRSEEIPARMQRRAAEDLKKLVTDALVERGFLYEGAKAFATPRRLALHIAGLPARGEAVREERRGPRVGAPDAAVQGFLKSAGLASLDQATTVTDPKKGEFYLAVIERAGRETLDVLAEILPGIIRNFPWPKSMRWGAASAQPGSLRWVRPLQSIVATFGPETETPDVVPFSVDGITAGTVTSGHRFLAPSPFEVRRFDDYVQALERADVILDADRRKDIILHDAKDLAFARGLDLVEDEGLLEEVAGLVERPVVLMGSFEERFLEIPAEAIRATIRANQKCFVLRKSGSKELAPAFLLVSNLIASDGGAAITAGNERVVRARLSDARFFWETDKATKLEDRLPKLDTIVFHEKLGTQGERVARIAALAKEIAPLVGADPALAERAARLAKADLVTEMVGEFPELQGLMGRKYAALQGEHPSVAAAIEEHYKPVGPSDRVPTDPVSLAVALADKLDTLAGFWSIDEKPTGSKDPFALRRAALGVIRAVIERSLRLSLSSLLSGRFASESAERTADLLAFFADRLKVYLRDQGARHDLIDAVFALPGQDDLLLVVRRVEALGAFLSTDDGKNLLAGYKRAANILRIEEKKDGHAYDAAPDSALAASGQPEEQALAEALAAARHEASAAIAAEDFSGAMRALSHLRAPVDAFFETVTVNADDPALRRNRLLLLNALRAATREVADFSRIEG, encoded by the coding sequence ATGCCTGACCTTCTGCTCGAACTCCGCTCCGAAGAGATCCCCGCACGCATGCAGCGGCGTGCGGCTGAGGATCTGAAGAAGCTCGTCACCGACGCGCTGGTCGAGCGCGGTTTCCTGTACGAGGGCGCCAAGGCGTTCGCGACGCCGCGGCGGCTGGCGCTGCACATCGCCGGTCTGCCCGCCCGCGGCGAGGCCGTGCGCGAGGAGCGGCGTGGGCCGCGCGTGGGCGCGCCGGACGCCGCCGTTCAGGGCTTCCTCAAGAGCGCGGGGCTGGCGAGCCTCGATCAGGCCACCACCGTCACCGATCCGAAGAAGGGCGAATTCTACCTCGCGGTGATCGAGCGGGCCGGCCGCGAGACGCTGGACGTGCTGGCCGAGATCCTGCCGGGCATCATCCGGAACTTCCCCTGGCCGAAATCGATGCGCTGGGGCGCCGCCTCGGCCCAGCCCGGCTCCCTGCGCTGGGTCCGCCCGCTGCAATCGATCGTCGCCACCTTCGGCCCCGAGACCGAGACGCCGGACGTCGTGCCGTTCTCGGTCGACGGCATCACCGCCGGCACGGTCACGAGCGGCCACCGCTTCCTGGCGCCTTCGCCCTTCGAGGTGCGCCGCTTCGACGACTACGTGCAGGCGCTGGAGCGCGCTGACGTGATCCTCGATGCCGACCGGCGCAAGGACATCATCCTGCACGACGCCAAGGATCTCGCCTTCGCCCGCGGCCTCGACCTCGTGGAGGACGAGGGCCTGCTGGAGGAGGTGGCCGGGCTGGTGGAACGGCCGGTGGTGCTGATGGGCTCGTTCGAGGAGCGCTTCCTCGAGATCCCGGCCGAGGCGATCCGGGCCACCATCCGCGCCAACCAGAAGTGCTTCGTGCTGCGCAAGTCCGGTTCCAAGGAATTGGCGCCGGCCTTCCTGCTGGTCTCGAACCTCATCGCCTCCGACGGCGGCGCGGCGATCACCGCCGGCAACGAGCGCGTGGTGCGCGCCCGGCTCTCGGACGCAAGATTCTTCTGGGAGACCGACAAGGCAACGAAGTTGGAAGATCGGTTGCCGAAGCTCGACACCATCGTCTTCCACGAAAAGCTCGGCACGCAGGGCGAGCGCGTCGCCCGCATCGCTGCGCTGGCGAAGGAAATCGCGCCGCTGGTGGGCGCCGACCCGGCTTTGGCCGAGCGCGCGGCCCGGCTCGCCAAGGCCGACCTCGTCACCGAAATGGTCGGCGAGTTCCCGGAACTGCAGGGCCTGATGGGCCGCAAATACGCGGCGCTTCAGGGCGAGCACCCGAGCGTCGCCGCGGCCATCGAGGAGCACTACAAGCCGGTGGGTCCGAGCGACCGCGTGCCGACCGATCCGGTCTCCCTTGCCGTGGCGCTGGCGGACAAGCTGGATACGTTGGCTGGCTTCTGGTCGATCGATGAGAAACCGACGGGCAGCAAGGACCCGTTCGCATTGCGGCGGGCCGCCTTGGGCGTGATCCGCGCCGTGATCGAACGGTCGCTGCGGCTGTCTCTGTCCTCACTGCTGAGCGGCCGCTTCGCGAGCGAGAGCGCTGAGCGCACCGCCGATCTCCTCGCCTTCTTCGCCGACCGTCTGAAGGTCTACCTGCGCGACCAGGGCGCCCGCCACGACCTGATCGACGCCGTCTTCGCCCTGCCCGGCCAGGACGACCTCCTGCTCGTCGTCCGCCGCGTCGAGGCCTTGGGCGCGTTCCTGAGCACCGACGACGGCAAGAACCTGCTCGCCGGCTACAAGCGCGCGGCCAACATCTTGCGCATCGAGGAGAAGAAGGACGGCCACGCCTACGACGCGGCCCCCGACTCGGCACTGGCCGCCTCCGGTCAACCGGAGGAGCAGGCGCTGGCCGAGGCGCTCGCGGCCGCGCGGCATGAGGCCTCCGCGGCGATCGCGGCCGAGGACTTCTCGGGTGCGATGCGGGCGCTGTCGCACCTGCGGGCGCCGGTGGACGCCTTCTTCGAGACCGTCACCGTCAACGCCGACGACCCGGCTCTGCGCAGGAACCGTCTGCTGCTGCTCAATGCCCTGCGCGCGGCCACCCGCGAGGTGGCCGATTTCTCGCGCATCGAGGGCTGA
- a CDS encoding PhoX family phosphatase — MSDLPDAPTLDAVIAHRFSRRDLMRGSLAAALAAGVAPQTAAAPADRPSFDFPELAAGVDEYLHVAEGYEAKPLLRWGDPLFADAPAFDPKKQSAAAQERQFGYNNDFVGFIPLDTEGRRGLLVVNHEYTNAELMFPGLDAADRKGVIAALNADQVAVEMAAHGGSVVEIVREADGWRPVVGSPYTRRITALTPMDLTGPAAGDPRLVTEADPSGRRVLGMINNCSGGVTPWGTWLSGEENINYYFGGALPPGHPEAGNAKAMGIGSLQYAWSRFHPRFDLARTPNEPNRFGWVVEINPFDPGATPKKRTALGRFKHEGAAGARAIDGRYVVYLGDDERFQHVYRFVSDGKVQAERGANADLLDSGTLSVARFEPDGTGRWLPLVHGANGLDAGNGFGSQADVLIETRRAAKRLGATPMDRPEDIEANPRTGRVYVMLTNNTKRTADQEERANPRGPNAFGHVIEIAPDGTDHGAETFRWEVLVRCGDPAKPEVKASFSALTTENGWFGMPDNCAFDGRGRLWIATDGNNRRATGRADGIWAVETEGPRRGTARHFLRVPVGAEMCGPCFTPDDETFFVAVQHPGEPDEDGALGSYEKPSTRWPDFSPDVPPRPSVVAVRRTGGGRIG, encoded by the coding sequence ATGTCCGACCTGCCCGACGCCCCGACCCTCGACGCGGTGATCGCGCACCGCTTCTCCCGGCGCGACTTGATGCGCGGCTCACTCGCCGCCGCGCTCGCCGCCGGAGTCGCGCCGCAGACCGCCGCCGCCCCTGCGGACCGTCCCTCCTTCGACTTCCCGGAACTCGCGGCCGGCGTCGATGAGTACCTGCACGTGGCCGAGGGCTACGAGGCGAAGCCTCTGCTGCGCTGGGGCGATCCGCTGTTTGCCGACGCCCCCGCCTTCGACCCGAAGAAGCAGAGTGCCGCGGCCCAGGAGCGCCAGTTCGGCTACAACAACGACTTCGTCGGATTCATCCCGCTCGATACCGAGGGCCGCCGCGGCCTGCTTGTGGTCAACCACGAATACACCAATGCCGAGCTGATGTTTCCCGGCCTCGATGCGGCCGACCGCAAGGGCGTGATCGCGGCCTTGAACGCCGATCAGGTCGCGGTCGAGATGGCCGCCCATGGCGGTTCGGTGGTCGAGATCGTCCGCGAGGCGGATGGATGGCGCCCGGTCGTCGGCTCACCCTACACCCGGCGTATCACGGCGCTGACGCCTATGGATCTCACCGGTCCGGCGGCCGGCGATCCGCGCCTCGTCACCGAGGCCGATCCGAGCGGCCGGCGCGTGCTCGGCATGATCAACAACTGCTCGGGCGGCGTCACGCCCTGGGGGACGTGGCTCTCGGGGGAGGAGAACATCAACTACTATTTCGGCGGCGCCCTCCCCCCCGGGCATCCGGAGGCCGGCAACGCCAAGGCGATGGGCATCGGCAGCCTGCAATATGCCTGGAGCCGCTTCCATCCGCGCTTCGACCTCGCACGGACGCCGAACGAGCCGAACCGGTTCGGCTGGGTGGTCGAGATCAATCCGTTCGATCCGGGCGCGACCCCGAAGAAGCGCACGGCGCTCGGCCGGTTCAAGCACGAGGGGGCGGCGGGCGCGCGCGCGATCGACGGGCGCTACGTCGTCTATCTCGGCGATGACGAGCGTTTCCAGCACGTCTACCGCTTCGTCAGCGACGGTAAGGTGCAGGCGGAGCGCGGCGCCAACGCCGACCTCCTTGATTCCGGCACGCTCAGCGTCGCCCGGTTCGAGCCGGACGGCACCGGCCGCTGGCTGCCGCTGGTCCACGGGGCAAACGGGCTCGACGCGGGCAACGGCTTCGGATCCCAAGCCGACGTGCTGATCGAGACGCGGCGCGCCGCCAAACGGCTCGGTGCCACGCCGATGGACCGGCCCGAGGACATCGAGGCCAACCCGCGCACCGGCCGCGTCTACGTGATGCTGACCAACAACACGAAGCGCACCGCCGATCAGGAGGAGCGCGCCAATCCGCGCGGCCCCAACGCCTTCGGCCACGTCATCGAGATCGCCCCCGACGGCACCGACCACGGCGCCGAGACCTTCCGCTGGGAGGTGCTGGTGCGCTGCGGCGATCCGGCCAAACCCGAGGTGAAGGCGAGCTTCTCCGCATTGACCACCGAGAACGGCTGGTTCGGCATGCCCGACAACTGTGCCTTCGACGGGCGGGGCCGCCTCTGGATCGCCACCGACGGCAACAACCGCCGCGCCACCGGCCGGGCCGACGGCATCTGGGCGGTGGAGACGGAGGGACCGCGCCGGGGCACCGCGCGCCATTTCCTGCGGGTGCCGGTGGGCGCCGAGATGTGCGGCCCCTGCTTCACCCCCGACGACGAGACCTTCTTCGTCGCCGTCCAGCATCCCGGCGAGCCCGACGAGGACGGCGCGCTCGGCTCCTACGAGAAGCCCTCGACCCGTTGGCCGGACTTTTCGCCGGATGTACCGCCGCGGCCGTCCGTCGTGGCGGTGCGTCGGACGGGGGGCGGACGGATCGGGTGA
- a CDS encoding DUF3828 domain-containing protein gives MRRRAVLTLAFGLLAGPALAQSATDPVETVRAFYAADDINAVRFYAKRLRTLYERDQREAKGEVGRLGFAFHVNGQDTEPDFAQSLALAPLSNEGDRAEVRASFRNGGPQELRYSLVREAGVWKIANVRSLKGETWDLVTLLSAPLR, from the coding sequence ATGCGCCGCCGCGCCGTCCTCACCCTCGCCTTCGGCCTCCTCGCCGGGCCGGCGCTCGCGCAATCCGCCACCGACCCGGTCGAGACGGTGCGGGCCTTCTACGCGGCCGACGACATCAACGCCGTGCGCTTCTACGCCAAGCGCCTGCGGACCCTCTACGAGCGCGACCAGCGCGAGGCCAAGGGCGAGGTCGGGCGGCTCGGCTTTGCCTTTCACGTCAACGGCCAGGATACCGAGCCGGACTTCGCACAATCGCTGGCGCTCGCGCCGCTCTCGAACGAGGGCGATCGGGCCGAGGTACGGGCGAGCTTCCGCAACGGCGGACCGCAGGAGCTGCGCTACAGCCTCGTGCGCGAGGCCGGCGTGTGGAAGATCGCCAATGTCCGCTCGCTGAAGGGTGAGACCTGGGACCTCGTCACCCTCCTGTCGGCGCCGCTTCGATAG
- a CDS encoding glycine--tRNA ligase subunit alpha, with the protein MSSDADLSPTRSFQGLILTLQRFWAARGCVILQPYDMEVGAGTFHPATTLRALGPKPWKAAYVQPSRRPKDGRYGENPNRLQHYYQFQVILKPNPPNLQELYLASLAAIGVDLKLHDIRFVEDDWESPTLGAWGLGWECWCDGMEVSQFTYFQQVAGFECAPVAGELTYGLERLAMYVQGVENVYDLNFNGGEGEDKVTYGDVFLQAEQEYSRHNFEAADTAMLFRHFADAEKACRLYLEAGAPESEGARHRIVQPAYDQCIKASHVFNLLDARGVISVTERQSYILRVRELAKACGAAWLQTEAGGHSGDPAGDPAGNQAVAA; encoded by the coding sequence ATGTCGAGCGACGCCGACCTCTCGCCCACACGCTCGTTCCAGGGCCTGATCCTGACCCTGCAGCGCTTCTGGGCGGCGAGGGGCTGCGTGATCCTCCAGCCCTACGACATGGAGGTCGGCGCCGGCACCTTCCACCCGGCCACGACGCTGCGGGCGCTGGGGCCCAAGCCGTGGAAGGCGGCCTACGTGCAGCCCTCGCGGCGCCCCAAGGACGGGCGCTACGGCGAGAACCCGAACCGGCTGCAGCACTACTACCAGTTCCAAGTGATCCTGAAGCCGAACCCGCCGAACCTTCAGGAACTCTACCTCGCCTCGCTGGCGGCGATCGGGGTCGATCTCAAGCTCCACGACATCCGCTTCGTCGAGGACGATTGGGAGAGCCCGACGCTCGGCGCCTGGGGGCTCGGCTGGGAATGCTGGTGCGACGGCATGGAGGTGAGCCAGTTCACCTACTTCCAGCAGGTCGCAGGCTTCGAGTGCGCGCCGGTGGCTGGCGAGCTGACCTATGGCCTGGAACGCCTCGCCATGTACGTGCAGGGCGTCGAGAACGTCTACGACCTCAATTTCAACGGCGGCGAGGGCGAGGACAAGGTTACCTACGGCGACGTCTTCCTCCAGGCCGAGCAGGAATATTCGCGCCACAACTTCGAGGCTGCCGATACGGCGATGCTGTTCCGCCACTTCGCCGACGCCGAGAAGGCCTGCCGCCTCTACCTCGAAGCCGGCGCCCCCGAGAGCGAGGGCGCGCGCCACCGCATCGTCCAGCCGGCCTACGACCAGTGCATCAAGGCGAGCCACGTCTTCAACCTGCTCGATGCTCGGGGCGTGATCTCGGTCACCGAGCGCCAGAGCTACATCCTGCGGGTGCGTGAACTGGCCAAGGCCTGCGGCGCCGCGTGGCTCCAGACCGAGGCCGGCGGGCATTCCGGCGACCCTGCCGGCGACCCTGCCGGCAACCAAGCCGTCGCGGCCTGA
- a CDS encoding TetR/AcrR family transcriptional regulator, giving the protein MARTVAERSDVLPLLAEVFREHGYEGASLSLISKATGLGKGSLYHFFPGGKEEMATAVLAEIDGWFETNVYRPLREADDPNAAVATMFATTAAYFRSGRRVCLVGALSLSDARDRFAGRLRDYFARWVEALAAALARAGHGPEAACALAEEAVGGIQGAVVLARALDRPEVFERILAGLAARCLGDA; this is encoded by the coding sequence GTGGCCCGCACCGTCGCCGAACGGTCCGACGTGCTGCCGCTGCTCGCGGAGGTGTTTCGCGAGCACGGCTACGAGGGGGCGAGCCTGTCGCTGATCTCGAAGGCGACGGGGCTCGGCAAGGGCAGTCTCTATCACTTCTTTCCCGGCGGGAAGGAGGAGATGGCGACTGCTGTGCTTGCCGAGATCGACGGCTGGTTCGAGACCAACGTCTACCGTCCCTTGCGGGAAGCGGATGATCCGAATGCGGCCGTGGCGACGATGTTCGCGACGACCGCCGCGTATTTCCGCTCTGGCCGCCGGGTCTGCCTCGTCGGCGCCCTGAGCCTGAGCGACGCCCGCGACCGCTTCGCCGGCCGGCTGCGGGACTATTTCGCCCGCTGGGTCGAGGCGCTCGCCGCGGCCCTCGCGCGCGCCGGCCATGGTCCGGAGGCGGCCTGTGCCCTCGCCGAGGAGGCCGTGGGTGGCATCCAGGGGGCAGTGGTGCTGGCCCGCGCCCTCGACCGGCCGGAGGTGTTCGAGCGGATCCTGGCGGGTTTGGCGGCGCGCTGTCTCGGCGACGCCTGA
- a CDS encoding DUF1348 family protein — MSRPPLPPFTDETAAQKARMAEDAWNSRDPERVALAYTPDSVWRNRAEFVKGREAIAAFLRRKWSRELEYRLIKEVWAHQGNRIAVRFAYEWRDDSGQWFRSYGNENWEFDEAGLMRHRIASINDLPIAESDRKYHWPLGRRPDDHPSLSDLGL, encoded by the coding sequence ATGTCGCGCCCCCCGCTTCCGCCCTTTACCGACGAGACCGCCGCGCAGAAGGCGCGCATGGCGGAGGATGCCTGGAACAGCCGCGACCCGGAGCGCGTCGCCCTCGCCTACACGCCCGACAGCGTCTGGCGGAACCGCGCCGAGTTCGTGAAGGGGCGCGAAGCGATCGCCGCTTTCCTGCGGCGCAAGTGGTCGCGGGAATTGGAGTACCGGCTGATCAAGGAGGTCTGGGCGCACCAGGGCAACCGCATCGCCGTGCGCTTCGCCTACGAGTGGCGCGACGATAGCGGGCAGTGGTTCCGTTCCTACGGCAACGAGAATTGGGAATTCGACGAGGCCGGGCTGATGCGGCACCGCATCGCCTCCATCAACGACCTGCCGATTGCCGAGAGCGACCGGAAGTATCACTGGCCCCTCGGCCGCCGGCCGGACGACCACCCGTCCTTGAGCGATCTGGGGCTGTAG
- a CDS encoding acyltransferase, with amino-acid sequence MVILSHFAGDPYYKHFGHYAVRVFFILSGFAITAALHEVYAFDLKRFWANRALRLLPLYYLILMASLATVLALPAEAARFSSDWASPNLRDVWLNLGLMPMMNWAYPFRLVMPAWSIAVEILMYAYLSLGLARRKSYALMLFGAAVAFHALTILGQDDWDTRYFDPHSACLDFAIGALVYFWRKESLAKVSYRAILPLLMLWAANMVGGGWIFSDDYVRLEGFYLNSLVGAALVAAVADWRPAGAWRDVDGYLGELAYPAFLCHWLAGFAVALAFFEPDARGTGFACAAILVSLAIAVVMAALNERWIEPLRRTIRRGEKVTAAPSRENGVLGGAGA; translated from the coding sequence ATGGTGATCCTGAGCCATTTCGCCGGCGACCCCTACTACAAGCATTTCGGGCATTATGCCGTCCGCGTCTTCTTCATCCTTTCCGGCTTCGCCATCACGGCAGCATTGCATGAGGTCTATGCGTTCGACCTCAAGCGATTTTGGGCCAATCGGGCACTACGGCTCTTGCCGCTCTACTACCTCATCTTGATGGCGAGCCTCGCGACCGTTCTCGCTCTGCCCGCCGAAGCGGCACGGTTCTCCAGCGACTGGGCAAGCCCGAACCTTCGAGACGTCTGGCTCAATCTCGGTCTGATGCCGATGATGAACTGGGCGTATCCGTTCCGCCTCGTGATGCCGGCTTGGTCGATCGCGGTCGAGATCCTGATGTACGCCTACCTCTCGCTCGGCTTGGCGCGCCGGAAGTCCTACGCACTCATGCTGTTCGGAGCAGCCGTCGCGTTTCATGCCCTCACCATCCTGGGGCAAGACGACTGGGATACCCGCTACTTCGACCCGCATTCCGCCTGCCTCGACTTTGCCATCGGGGCACTGGTCTACTTCTGGCGCAAGGAGAGCCTGGCGAAGGTCTCCTACCGGGCCATTCTGCCGCTTCTGATGCTGTGGGCTGCCAACATGGTCGGCGGCGGCTGGATCTTCTCCGACGACTACGTCCGCCTCGAAGGGTTCTACCTCAACAGCCTTGTCGGCGCCGCGCTCGTCGCAGCCGTCGCGGACTGGCGCCCGGCGGGGGCGTGGCGCGACGTGGACGGGTATCTCGGTGAACTGGCCTACCCAGCCTTCCTCTGCCACTGGCTGGCCGGATTCGCCGTTGCGTTAGCCTTCTTTGAGCCCGATGCGCGGGGAACAGGCTTCGCGTGCGCCGCGATCCTGGTGTCGCTCGCCATAGCCGTCGTCATGGCGGCTCTGAATGAGCGTTGGATCGAGCCCCTCCGCCGGACGATTCGGCGCGGTGAAAAGGTCACGGCAGCGCCTTCCCGTGAGAACGGAGTACTCGGCGGCGCCGGCGCGTAG
- a CDS encoding S49 family peptidase, with the protein MPLTVPTWMRFLLPRRFRQPPPRVAVVRLSGVIGTVSPFRPGLSIGTVAPSLERAFTMPGLSAVALVVNSPGGSPVQSHLIYRRIRALAAEKEIKVFAFVEDAAASGGYMIACAADEIVADPASLVGSIGVVSAGFGFDRLIERLGVERRVHTQGEAKAMLDPFRPENPQDVARLKEIQADVQALFTGLVRERRPKLDASRDLFTGAVWTGRQALELGLVDGLGDLRGTLRARYGDAVDLRLVAETRGSWLARLLRRAGPGQAAAGIPDAVIAAVEERAAWARLGL; encoded by the coding sequence ATGCCGCTGACCGTCCCGACCTGGATGCGCTTCCTCCTGCCCCGCCGCTTCCGCCAGCCCCCTCCCCGGGTGGCGGTGGTGCGCCTGAGCGGGGTGATCGGTACCGTCTCGCCGTTCCGGCCGGGTCTCTCCATCGGTACGGTGGCGCCGAGCCTGGAGCGCGCCTTCACCATGCCGGGCCTCTCGGCGGTGGCGCTCGTCGTCAACTCTCCCGGCGGCTCGCCGGTGCAATCGCACCTGATCTACCGGCGTATCCGGGCACTGGCCGCGGAGAAGGAGATCAAGGTCTTCGCCTTCGTGGAGGATGCTGCGGCGTCGGGCGGTTACATGATCGCCTGCGCCGCCGACGAGATCGTCGCCGATCCCGCCTCCCTCGTCGGCTCCATCGGGGTGGTCTCGGCCGGGTTCGGCTTCGACCGGCTGATCGAGCGCCTCGGCGTCGAGCGCCGCGTCCACACCCAGGGCGAGGCCAAGGCGATGCTCGATCCGTTCCGGCCGGAGAACCCGCAGGACGTCGCCCGGCTGAAGGAGATCCAGGCCGACGTGCAGGCCCTGTTCACCGGTCTGGTGCGCGAGCGCCGGCCGAAGCTCGATGCGAGCCGCGACCTGTTCACCGGCGCGGTTTGGACCGGGCGGCAGGCGCTTGAGCTCGGCCTCGTCGATGGGCTCGGCGACCTGCGCGGCACGCTGCGCGCCCGCTACGGTGACGCGGTCGATCTGCGGCTGGTGGCCGAGACCCGCGGTTCCTGGCTCGCCCGCCTTCTACGCCGCGCCGGCCCCGGCCAGGCAGCGGCCGGGATTCCCGACGCGGTGATCGCGGCGGTGGAGGAGCGCGCCGCCTGGGCGCGGTTGGGACTTTAG
- a CDS encoding tRNA1(Val) (adenine(37)-N6)-methyltransferase, producing MGTEPDAFLGGRLKLRQPARGAHRAGTDAVLLARLLAPAPGSTLYDLGAATGAVGLAAAQLSEGARVVLVERDPGLAALARDNVSANGLDRRVAVIEADLLAPGAERRAAGLAPDSADIVLTNPPFFEAGTHRASPVPLKAAAHTFAVGGLDLWLRTCADLLRPGGRLGLIHRADALPTCLDALRGRFGDCAVRPVHGRVGRPAIRVLIAAVKGSRAPFRLLPPLVLQDEAGRFTPEAEALHRGDPWPAP from the coding sequence GTGGGTACGGAACCGGATGCCTTCCTCGGCGGCCGCCTGAAACTGCGCCAGCCGGCCCGCGGCGCCCATCGCGCCGGCACCGACGCCGTGCTGCTCGCCCGGCTTCTCGCCCCGGCGCCGGGCTCGACGCTCTACGATCTCGGCGCGGCGACCGGTGCGGTGGGGCTGGCGGCGGCGCAGCTCTCCGAGGGGGCTCGCGTGGTGTTGGTCGAGCGCGATCCCGGCCTCGCCGCGCTGGCTCGGGACAATGTGTCGGCGAACGGGCTCGACAGGCGTGTCGCGGTGATCGAGGCGGATCTCCTCGCGCCGGGAGCGGAGCGCCGGGCAGCCGGTCTGGCGCCGGACAGCGCCGACATCGTGCTGACCAACCCGCCCTTCTTCGAGGCCGGCACGCACCGCGCCTCCCCCGTTCCGCTCAAGGCCGCGGCGCATACCTTCGCCGTCGGCGGGCTCGACCTCTGGCTCCGAACCTGCGCCGACCTGCTCCGTCCCGGCGGACGGCTCGGCCTGATCCACCGAGCCGACGCCCTGCCCACCTGCCTCGACGCCCTGCGCGGGCGCTTCGGCGACTGTGCCGTCCGCCCCGTTCACGGACGAGTCGGGCGGCCGGCGATCCGCGTGCTGATCGCGGCGGTGAAGGGCAGCCGCGCGCCGTTTCGGCTGCTGCCGCCTCTGGTGCTTCAGGACGAGGCCGGGCGCTTCACGCCGGAGGCCGAGGCCCTGCACCGGGGCGACCCCTGGCCGGCCCCGTGA
- a CDS encoding DUF2007 domain-containing protein: protein MTELIRSNDIVLIGFARSLLEEAGVPLFVADEHMSALEGSIGAFGRRLLVPDDHARQARRILADAGLSAELRDER, encoded by the coding sequence GTGACGGAACTGATCCGCAGCAACGACATCGTCCTGATCGGATTCGCGCGCTCGCTCCTCGAAGAGGCGGGCGTCCCGCTCTTCGTCGCCGACGAGCACATGAGCGCGCTCGAAGGATCGATCGGCGCGTTCGGCCGGCGCCTACTGGTGCCCGACGACCATGCGCGACAGGCCCGCCGCATCCTGGCCGATGCCGGCCTATCCGCCGAACTGCGCGACGAGCGCTGA
- a CDS encoding polyprenyl synthetase family protein — MGVVVTLDEGRSDPEASLTDLVSLVAAGMERVNATILSRTGSDVAMIPEVANHLIASGGKRLRPILTLACADLCGYGNGDGAVKLAAAVEFMHTATLLHDDVVDESDMRRGRVAARIKWGNEASVLVGDFLLGQAFRMMVEVGSLRALDILSAAATVIAEGEVMQLTAAKNTETSEDEYLAVIRGKTAELFAAACEVGPVLSQRPDAEQAACRAYGMNLGIAFQLIDDVLDYGGTSAALGKNVGDDFREGKITLPIVLALRRGSDEERAFWRRTLEREDLEEGDLQQALAILRRHRALDDTIERARHYGDQARAALHSFPNGPMKSALLQVVDFCIARAH, encoded by the coding sequence TTGGGCGTCGTCGTTACCCTCGATGAAGGCCGCTCCGATCCGGAGGCCAGCCTCACCGATCTCGTGAGTCTCGTCGCGGCTGGGATGGAGCGGGTGAACGCGACGATCCTGTCGCGCACGGGCTCCGACGTGGCGATGATCCCCGAGGTCGCCAACCACCTGATCGCCTCGGGCGGCAAGCGCCTGCGCCCGATCCTGACGCTCGCCTGCGCTGATCTCTGCGGGTACGGGAACGGCGACGGCGCGGTGAAGCTCGCCGCCGCGGTCGAGTTCATGCACACCGCGACCCTCCTTCACGACGACGTGGTGGACGAGAGCGACATGCGCCGCGGCCGGGTCGCCGCCCGCATCAAGTGGGGCAACGAGGCGAGCGTGCTCGTCGGCGACTTTCTCCTCGGCCAGGCCTTCCGCATGATGGTCGAGGTCGGGAGCCTGCGCGCCCTCGACATCCTGTCGGCGGCAGCCACCGTCATCGCCGAGGGCGAGGTGATGCAGCTCACCGCGGCCAAGAACACCGAGACGAGCGAGGACGAGTATCTCGCGGTGATCCGCGGCAAGACCGCGGAGCTGTTCGCGGCGGCCTGCGAGGTCGGCCCGGTGCTGAGCCAGAGGCCCGACGCGGAGCAGGCAGCCTGCCGCGCCTACGGCATGAATCTCGGCATCGCCTTCCAGCTTATCGACGACGTGCTCGATTACGGCGGCACCAGCGCGGCACTCGGCAAGAATGTCGGCGACGATTTCCGCGAGGGCAAGATCACCCTGCCGATCGTGCTGGCGCTGCGCCGCGGCTCGGACGAGGAGCGGGCCTTCTGGCGCCGCACCCTCGAACGGGAGGACCTGGAAGAGGGCGATCTGCAGCAGGCGCTCGCCATCCTGCGCCGCCACCGCGCCCTCGACGACACGATCGAGCGCGCGCGCCACTACGGCGATCAGGCCCGCGCGGCTCTGCACTCGTTTCCGAACGGGCCGATGAAGTCAGCCCTGCTGCAGGTGGTGGATTTCTGCATCGCCCGGGCGCATTGA